One Gadus morhua chromosome 13, gadMor3.0, whole genome shotgun sequence genomic window carries:
- the gli1 gene encoding zinc finger protein GLI1, which yields MPVDMQPHQGLYHYESPSSQPPRGLAPSGCSSYSEVSSQRGLLHNGPSQDCRAMYNPMTQPPGMTPGPGPGSQGHGSCMNQYMRPPMGPPPPPHSMMNHRGMMPNEGGSSSPYCSQNMMSSHHGFSHGQPSSDQIGTGDGSRFSTPRSILKLSKKRALSISPLSDASVDLQTVIRTSPNSLVAFVNARCNPSGASSYGHLSVGGMSPSLGYSGSMSYQSRVQGSMYGGGARTPMGGHTPGPCHAPRLPPHNPRLHAQPKHGHLKTEPGLSSVMDCINVKSLEERSEGDMASPSSTGTQDPLMGLLDGRDDLDKDDGKQEPEAIYETNCHWESCNKEFDTQDQLVHHINNEHIHGEKKEFVCHWQECSREQRPFKAQYMLVVHMRRHTGEKPHKCTFEGCNKAYSRLENLKTHLRSHTGEKPYVCEHEGCNKAFSNASDRAKHQNRTHSNEKPYVCKIPGCTKRYTDPSSLRKHVKTVHGPEAHITKKHRGDTGPRAPGSALTPGGPNSELLLEKEETRREDCKLLAPESSLKSQPSPGGQSSCSSERSPLGSANNNDSGVEMNLNAAGSLEDLTALEDGLAGGGGEAGNAACTIGMSAQALKRLENLKIDKLKQIRRPTPPGRCAGSKLPALPGSGEMIGMCAPSPLLSNRRVMELSNHDMAGGGAMNCSANDRRGSGTSSLSSAYTVSRRSSMVSPYLSSRRSSEVSQLGGAGGAGCHLVGSEQAGGDPLSPEMSRRGVSCPGGLPGLPTLTPAQQYSLKAKYAAATGGPPPTPLPNMEPPGAPVRRGGYLSDYQPLPPFLQGGPRRHSANTEYGTGVIYPHQAPGNALRRASDPVRSAGDPQTLSKAQRFSSLNNVAMMGRRNALQHCGSDANVARHMYSPRPPSITENVMMETMAMEPGHSSADSRSHSMMMAPGDRGFMGYPSQQQQQQRHALGGGCGAANQLSPSHDALGCPDPGYMQGHYQSPQGDVGPRGSGVHMGQAGPIHPEGVSNNLLQQAEYSMSTCQLSPSGPHYPGLSQGGEARAMTGPWGENHNQMPVPSHVLQNQGRMQYADASMQTQQQALYSSPDGTHKLVIKPEQQFHPGMGIGDACRNAKLQQQQRSLAQQAQGYPTQAGQVMMRTPNNPSCDFNNQGDPQGQAGQTPFPSGGGLNVGCGGAVVLPDGRRSQTPMMQVKEMMVRNYVQSQQALMWEEQQQVGVKAPPLSDTMDMGGPTAVLQHSPQQNQNLYSNQPYPSYPNQNLLMSPPAHGRGPGSVQPKEQQLAGLQGSCYGQEMVVPRPPQGRKPLSRQNSLTLQSAAESYMGSPPQLSPVHSTSSPRRTVRLPPVQHPLQPQSEMFSPSNNNNNIYYSGGDVHMDLEKHMDPQSGIFMNQQHNMLSSRSAALAPYTESGPISNALENLDLDNAHIDFASIIDDAESFGSLHALEGLPGSSSQASSRLTTPQTSVTLAPGSGLSNMAVGDMTSMLTSLAGENKYLNTLS from the exons ATGCCTGTGGACATGCAGCCACACCAGGGGCTGTATCACTATGAGTCCCCGTCCAGCCAGCCCCCGAGAGG CCTGGCCCCGTCCGGCTGTTCTTCATACAGCGAAGTGTCGTCGCAGCGCGGCCTGCTCCACAACGGCCCCTCCCAGGACTGCCGAGCCATGTACAACCCTATGACCCAGCCCCCCGGCATGACcccgggccccggccccgggTCGCAGGGCCACGGCTCCTGCATGAACCAGTACATGAGGCCTCCGATGggcccgcctccacctccacacagcATGATGAACCACCGGGGCATGATGCCCAATGAGG GTGGCAGCAGCTCCCCCTACTGTAGCCAGAACATGATGTCCTCTCACCATGGCTTTTCCCATGGCCAGCCGTCCTCTGATCAGATTGGCACGGGGGACG GCTCCCGGTTCTCCACGCCGCGCTCCATCCTGAAGCTGAGCAAGAAGCGGGCGCTGTCCATCTCCCCTCTGTCGGACGCCAGCGTGGACCTGCAGACGGTGATCCGCACCTCGCCCAACTCCCTGGTGGCCTTCGTCAACGCCCGCTGCAACCCCAGCGGGGCCAGCTCCTATGGCCACCTGTCAGTGGGGGGCATGAG cccgtcCCTGGGTTACTCTGGCTCCATGAGCTACCAGTCCAGAGTGCAGGGCTCCATGtatggaggaggagccagaacCCCCATGGGGGGGCACACCCCAGGGCCCTGCCACGCTCCCCGCCtgcccccccacaacccccggCTCCACGCCCAGCCCAAGCACGGACAT CTGAAGACAGAGCCTGGGCTTAGCAGTGTGATGGATTGCATCAACGTGAAGAGCCTGGAGGAGAGATCAGAAGGAGACATGGCCAGTCCGTCCTCCACTGGCACACAG gaCCCCCTAATGGGTCTCCTGGATGGCCGAGATGATCTGGACAAGGACGACGGCAAGCAAGAGCCAGAGGCCATCTATGAGACCAACTGTCACTGGGAGAGCTGCAACAAGGAGTTTGACACGCAGGACCAGCTAGTCCAC CACATAAACAACGAGCACATCCACGGGGAGAAGAAGGAGTTTGTGTGCCACTGGCAGGAGTGCTCGCGGGAGCAGAGGCCCTTCAAGGCCCAGTACATGCTGGTGGTCCACATGCGCcgtcacaccggggagaagccacACAAGTGCACA ttcgAGGGATGTAACAAGGCCTACTCCCGTCTGGAGAACCTGAAGACCCACCTGCGGTCCCACACGGGGGAGAAACCCTATGTGTGTGAACACGAGGGCTGCAACAAGGCCTTCTCCAACGCCTCGGACCGGGCCAAGCACCAGAACCGCACGCACTCCAACGAG AAACCGTACGTGTGTAAGATCCCGGGCTGCACCAAACGATACACAGACCCCAGCTCTCTACGGAAACACGTGAAGACGGTCCACGGCCCTGAAGCCCACATCACCAAGAAGCACCGAGGAGACACCGGGCCACGAGCACCTGGCTCAGCGCTGACCCCTGGTGGCCCCAACTCTGAActgctgctggagaaggaggagacgcGCCGGGAAGATTGTAAACTATTAGCGCCCGAATCTTCTTTG AAATCCCAGCCCAGCCCTGGCGGTCAGTCGTCCTGCAGTAGCGAGCGCTCGCCACTGGGGAGCGCCAACAACAACGACAGCGGGGTGGAGATGAACCTGAACGCGGCGGGGAGCCTCGAGGACCTCACTGCCCTGGAGGACGGgctggcgggaggaggaggggaggcggggaACGCAGCGTGCACCATCGGGATGTCAGCCCAGGCTCTGAAGAGGCTTGAGAACCTAAAGATCGACAAGCTGAAGCAGATACGCCGACCTACTCCTCCAGGCCGCTGTGCCGGCAGCAAGCTGCCCGCTCTGCCTG GTTCAGGGGAAATGATCGGGATGTGCGCACCGTCTCCGCTCCTCTCAAACCGCCGCGTCATGGAGCTGTCCAATCACGACATGGCAGGGGGCGGCGCCATGAACTGCTCGGCCAACGACAGGCGAGGGAGCGGCACCAGCAGCCTGAGCTCCGCCTACACAGTGAGCCGCCGCTCCTCCATGGTGTCCCCCTACCTGTCCAGCCGCCGGTCCAGCGAGGTGTCCCAGCTGGGGGGAGCCGGAGGCGCCGGCTGTCACCTGGTGGGGTCGGAGCAGGCGGGGGGCGACCCGCTCTCCCCGGAGATGAGTCGCAGGGGGGTCTCCTGTCCAGGGGGTCTGCCCGGCCTGCCCACCCTCACCCCCGCCCAGCAGTACAGCCTCAAGGCCAAATACGCCGCGGCCACCGGCGGCCCGCCCCCGACGCCCTTACCCAACATGGAGCCCCCCGGCGCCCCGGTGCGGCGCGGCGGCTACCTGTCCgactaccagcctctgcccccctTCCTCCAGGGCGGCCCGCGCCGGCACAGCGCCAACACCGAGTACGGCACGGGGGTCATCTACCCGCACCAGGCCCCCGGCAACGCCCTCCGCCGGGCCAGCGACCCCGTGCGCTCGGCGGGCGACCCCCAGACCCTGTCCAAGGCCCAGCGCTTCAGCAGCCTCAACAACGTGGCCATGATGGGCCGCCGGAACGCGCTGCAGCACTGCGGCTCCGACGCCAACGTGGCGCGCCACATGTACTCGCCGCGGCCGCCCAGCATCACGGAGAACGTCATGATGGAGACCATGGCCATGGAGCCCGGCCACAGCTCGGCGGACTCCAGGAGCCACTCCATGATGATGGCCCCCGGAGACAGGGGCTTCATGGGATACCCatcgcagcagcagcagcagcaacgccATGCTTTGGGTGGTGGGTGTGGAGCAGCCAACCAGCTATCCCCCAGCCATGATGCCCTGGGTTGCCCCGACCCAGGCTACATGCAAGGGCACTATCAGAGCCCGCAGGGCGACGTGGGCCCCAGAGGCAGCGGGGTCCACATGGGTCAGGCGGGACCTATCCATCCAGAAGGCGTGTCTAATAATCTCCTGCAGCAGGCTGAGTACAGCATGAGCACCTGCCAGTTGAGTCCGTCGGGGCCCCATTACCCCGGCTTGAGCCAGGGTGGTGAGGCCAGGGCCATGACGGGCCCCTGGGGGGAGAACCACAACCAGATGCCCGTCCCCTCTCACGTCCTCCAGAACCAGGGGAGGATGCAGTACGCCGACGCCAGCATGCAGACCCAGCAGCAGGCCCTGTACAGCAGCCCGGATGGGACCCACAAGCTGGTCATCAAGCCCGAGCAGCAGTTCCACCCGGGGATGGGCATCGGAGACGCCTGTCGCAACGCtaagctgcagcagcagcagcgctcccTCGCCCAGCAGGCGCAGGGCTACCCTACACAGGCGGGCCAGGTCATGATGAGGACCCCCAACAACCCCAGCTGTGACTTCAACAACCAGGGGGATCCACAAGGGCAGGCCGGGCAGACCCCTTTCCCCAGCGGAGGAGGCCTGAACGTGGGCTGCGGCGGCGCCGTGGTGTTGCCCGACGGACGCAGGTCTCAGACGCCCATGATGCAGGTGAAGGAGATGATGGTCAGGAACTACGTCCAATCCCAGCAGGCGCTGATgtgggaggagcagcagcaggtcgGAGTCAAAGCCCCGCCCCTTTCGGACACCATGGACATGGGGGGTCCGACGGCAGTGCTGCAGCACAGTCCCCAACAGAACCAGAACCTGTACTCCAATCAGCCCTATCCTTCTTACCCCAACCAGAACCTCCTGATGAGCCCCCCGGCCCACGGCAGGGGTCCCGGCTCGGTGCAGCCTAAAGAGCAGCAGCTGGCGGGGCTGCAGGGCTCGTGCTACGGCCAGGAGATGGTGGTCCCGCGACCCCCGCAGGGACGCAAGCCCCTCAGCCGCCAGAACAGCCTGACTCTGCAGTCGGCTGCCGAAAGCTACATGGGTAGCCCCCCTCAGCTCAGCCCCGTCCACTCCACCTCGAGCCCCCGACGCACCGTCCGACTGCCGCCCGTCCAGCACCCACTCCAGCCACAGAGTGAGATGTTCTCGCCTtcgaacaacaacaacaacatttactACTCGGGGGGGGACGTCCACATGGACCTGGAGAAGCACATGGACCCCCAGAGCGGGATTTTTATGAACCAACAGCACAACATGTTGAGCAGCCGATCGGCCGCCCTGGCCCCGTACACCGAGTCGGGCCCCATCTCCAACGCCTTGGAGAACCTGGACCTGGACAACGCCCACATAGACTTCGCCTCCATCATCGACGACGCAGAGTCCTTTGGTTCGCTCCACGCTCTCGAGGGCCTTCCCGGCTCTTCGTCCCAGGCCTCGTCGCGCCTCACCACCCCGCAGACCTCTGTGACTCTGGCCCCGGGCTCAGGACTGTCCAACATGGCCGTGGGCGACATGACGTCCATGCTGACATCGCTCGCCGGCGAGAACAAATACTTAAACACGCTGTCTTAG